The Syntrophorhabdaceae bacterium region CCCCATGAGATTGAGTTATACACCGCTCAGCTCAACAGGATTCTCGAATATATGGACGCCCTCAATGCCCTTGATACTGAGGGGGTGGAACCTACAAGTCACGCAATCCCCGTGGCCTGCGCGTTAAGGGACGATCTGGTAAAAGATTCTTTCAGCGTAGAAGACTCGATTCTGAATGCACCGGAGAAGATAGGCTCATCCTTTAAGGTACCTCCGATCATTGAGGTGGAAGAATGAAGCAGCTCATAGCTCATGGCTCATGGCTGACCGGATACTGGATACTCGATACTGGATGCTGGCGATAAACCCGTAAGTCGTAAGTCGTGAGGGGAATGAACCCTGTGAAATGTAAAATGTGAAATGTTTAAACCTTTTCACTTTTCACGTTTCACTTTTCACGATATCAGTTGATAATGAAAGACAAGGAGACATTGTGGAAAATATCCTGGATATGACGATTGCACAGATAAGGGGGCTCCTTCAGAAAAGGGAGATAAGTTCCGTTGAATTGACCAATTACTTTCTTGAGAGGATCAAAAGGTATGACGGGGATATCTCTTCATATATCAAAGTAACGGGGGAACATGCCCTGAAAATGGCAAGGGAGGCCGATGAAAAAATTGCCGGCGGAGGAAAAGGTCAGCTCCTCGGAATTCCTCTCGGCATCAAGGACATCTACTGCACAAAAGGCATAGAGACCACCTGCGGATCACAGATCCTGAAAGGCTTTATCCCTCCCTACGATGCAACGATCATCAGAAGATTAAAAGATGAAGGGTATGTCCACCTGGGAAGACTCAATATGGATGAATTCGCCATGGGTTCATCGACTGAAAATTCATCCTTTCAGACCACAAAAAATCCATGGGACCTGTCCCGCATTCCCGGGGGCTCCAGCGGCGGGTCAGCGGCAGCCACAGCAGCAGGCCTCTGCATTGCATCCCTCGGAACCGACACCGGAGGGTCAATCCGCCAGCCGGCAAGCCTCTGCGGAGTTGTCGGTATGAAACCGACCTATGGCAGGGTTTCCCGATACGGTCTCATTGCATTCGCCTCATCGCTTGACCAGATAGGACCTATCACGAGGAACGTGAGCGACTGCGCCACTATGATGAATGTCATTGCGGGACACGATTCTATGGACTCCACGTCGATCCCGCAGTCGGCGCCTGATTATACTGCCTTTCTCGGAAGAGATATAAAAGGCTTGAGGATAGGGATACCGAAGGAGTATTTCAGGGATGGGATGGAGACAGACGTCAAAAAAGAGATGGATGCGTCGATAGCATTGTTCGAAAAACAGGGCGCTTCCATCATGGATATTTCGCTGCCCCATACTGAACATGCAGTAGCGACCTACTACATCATATGCACGGCAGAGGCATCCTCCAATCTCGCGCGATACGACGGGGTCAAATACGGGTTACGGGAATCAGGAAAAGATATCATCGACATGTATAAAAAAACGAGGTTCAAGGGGTTCGGCAAAGAAGTGAAACGGCGGATCATCCTGGGGACCTACGTCCTCTCATCAGGATACTACGACGCTTATTACAGGAAGGCAAGCAAGGTGAGAACGCTGATCAGGAAAGACTTCGACGAGGCCTTCAAGGCATGCGACATTATTGTAACCCCTGTCTCCCCGACGACTGCCTTCAAAATCGGCGAAAAGATGGAAGACCCTCTCGCCATGTATCTCTCGGACATCT contains the following coding sequences:
- the gatC gene encoding Asp-tRNA(Asn)/Glu-tRNA(Gln) amidotransferase subunit GatC: MKIDKGVVEYVAHLGRLALEPHEIELYTAQLNRILEYMDALNALDTEGVEPTSHAIPVACALRDDLVKDSFSVEDSILNAPEKIGSSFKVPPIIEVEE
- the gatA gene encoding Asp-tRNA(Asn)/Glu-tRNA(Gln) amidotransferase subunit GatA gives rise to the protein MENILDMTIAQIRGLLQKREISSVELTNYFLERIKRYDGDISSYIKVTGEHALKMAREADEKIAGGGKGQLLGIPLGIKDIYCTKGIETTCGSQILKGFIPPYDATIIRRLKDEGYVHLGRLNMDEFAMGSSTENSSFQTTKNPWDLSRIPGGSSGGSAAATAAGLCIASLGTDTGGSIRQPASLCGVVGMKPTYGRVSRYGLIAFASSLDQIGPITRNVSDCATMMNVIAGHDSMDSTSIPQSAPDYTAFLGRDIKGLRIGIPKEYFRDGMETDVKKEMDASIALFEKQGASIMDISLPHTEHAVATYYIICTAEASSNLARYDGVKYGLRESGKDIIDMYKKTRFKGFGKEVKRRIILGTYVLSSGYYDAYYRKASKVRTLIRKDFDEAFKACDIIVTPVSPTTAFKIGEKMEDPLAMYLSDIFTIPVNLAGLPGMSVPCGLDKKGLPIGLQIIGKPLDEALMIQAAYVFEAGRKVQRIPEKYR